AGCCGACGGCACGGCATGGATGGGCTTCTACAGTGCCATCATGCTAGGCATCGCTCTGGAGCTCGCCAAAGACGATCCGACCTACGAGGACATCGCATCGAAATTTTTCGAGCATTTCATGGGTATCGCCGAGGCCATCAACAACCGCGGTGGCGAGGGACTCTGGGATCCGGAGACAGGTTTTTACTACGATGAAATAGCATTCCCTGACGGACACTGCGAGCTAGTGAAAGCCCGCTCGCTCGTTGGACTTCTCCCGCTGATCGGCAACCACATTATCGAAATGGCCCAGCTGGAAAATCTGCCAGACTTCCGGAAGCGCATGAACTGGTACTTGGAACATCGTTCCGACATCACGGCCACGATGGCTTGTCTCCATAAATGCGATACCACGAGCAATCTTCTCTTGGCTATCCCAAGCGAGGATCGGTTACGCTCTCTGCTCTCCTACCTTTTCGACGAAAGCGAATTCCTATCGCCCTATGGGATTCGATCCCTCTCCCGTTACCACGAAGAGAATCCCTTCTCGTTACAGCTGGGAGACGAAAAATATGAAATAGGCTACTGTCCTGGAGATTCAGATACCTATCTCTTTGGAGGCAACTCTAACTGGCGCGGACCTATCTGGTTCCCCTTAAACTATTTGATCATTGAATCGCTCAAGCAATATCACGAGCACTTTGGCGATTCCTTCACCATCGAGTACCCAACAGGTTCGGGAGAACTGAAGACCTTAGATGAGTGTGCGAAAGATATCGAAGGTAGACTCGCTGGGATTTTCAAAGCCGACGAATCCGGCCAGCGTCCCTACGACGCCTCCCATCCCGTGCAAAGCTCCGACCCGCATTTCAAAGAGCACTATCAATTCTTCGAGTTTTTCCACGGCGACAGTGGTCAAGGACAAGGAGCGAGCCACCAGACAGGTTGGACTGCTTTGATCGCGACCATTTTGAAAAATCTCTCTTCGATTCCCCCTGCCCCCGATAACAAACATGACTGATCCACAAGAAACCGTCTACGACATAGCAATTCTAGGTGGAGGCTTCGCTGGAGTCTACGCCGCCCGCGAGCTCGCAAAAAGGATGAAGAAAGCGGGAAAGCCGATCTCCATCGCCTTGATCGCCGAAGAGAATCACATGGTGTTTCAGCCCATGCTTCCAGAAGTGGCGGGAGCCACCCTTTCTCCTAGACATGTCGTCAACCCGATTCGCAACCTTTGCCCGGACTCTCACGTCTACAAGGCCGAAGCCACCAAGCTGAATTTCGAGGAGAAGTCGCTGACACTGTCCGTGGGCGATTTCGTCGGCTCTTCCAAAATCCGTTTCAAGCAGCTTGCCCTCTGCGTGGGGGCGAAGATCGACCTCAGCCGCATTCCCGGCATGCAAGAGCACGCCCTGCTAATGCAAAATGTGGGCGACGCCATGAGACTAAGAGCTCACTTCATCAGCCGCTTCGAGGAAGCCAACATGGCGACCGACCCCGAAATCAAAAAGCGCCTCCTCACCTTCGTGATCGTTGGGGGCGGATATTCCGGTGTCGAAACTGCTGGTCAGCTCATCGACCTAGGGCGCGCTATCAACAAGCACTACAAAAACGTAGCGTGGGAAGATTGCCGACTGGTGCTGATCCATAGCCGTGATCACGTGCTGCCAACCCTTCACCGTAACCTCGGTGAATACACGGCAAAAAAGCTCTCCGAACGCGGCGTCGAAATGATCCTTGAACGGCGAGCAAAAGCAGTCACCGCCAACAAGATCTATCTAGACGACGATACGGTGATCGAGACCAATACCGTGGTCTGCACTGTGGGGAATGCTCCTCACCCGCTCATACAGAGCTTGAACGAAAGAAGCGAAGTCGAGCTCGATCGCGGAAAGCTGAAAGTGGGTATGGATATGGCAGCTCCCGGTTTGGATTGGCTCTGGGCAGCGGGAGACTGCGCCTCCATTCCCCAGGAAGACGGCAGCACCTGCCCTCCCACCGCCCAATTCGCCATGCGAGAGGGAATCATGCTGGGCAAAAACATCGCTGCGCGACTTCAGTCGAAAGACACCAAGCCATTCTCTTTTAAGGCCATTGGCGAACTCGCTTCCATCGGGCACCTCTCTGCAGTGGCGGAGATTAAGGGGATTCGCTTCTCCGGCTTCATCGCCTGGTGGATGTGGCGTACGATCTACCTCATGAAGCTGCCGAGCTTGGAGCGAAAAATCCGAGTCATGGTGGACTGGACGCTCGAGTTGTTTTTCCCCCGAGACATTAACTTGCTCAATCCACGCTATAGCTCCGACGTCTCCGAGACTTACCTCGAAGCAGGCGACAAGCTTTTCCACAAGGGCGATCCAGCGTTCTCTTTCTACATCGTAAAATCAGGCGCTATCGAGCTGCGCGATGAAGGCGAATTGGTAACCACCATGCGGGCTAATCAACACTTTGGAGAGCGAGCCCTATTGAACGGACGCCCATACATATTCGACGCCATCGCCACCGAATCCACCACCCTCGTCTCCATCCGCGAAAGCGTCTTCAAGCAAATCGTACAGGCGGACGCCTCATTCGCCAATGCTCTGGAGCAAAGCGCCAAGACCTTTCTAACCTCAAACGAATTGGACACCCTGTTGCGACGCCTTCCAGACGAGCGACTAAATGCTCCTGTATCCAGCTTGATGACCAAGGATCCTGTATTCGTGCGCAACACAGACTCCATTTCTGATGTGGTCAAATTGCTGAGGGAAAGGCCCAAGAGCTATCTTCCTGTTTTGGACGCAGACGAAAAGCCGATCGGCGTCATTCGCAAGGAAGCCTTTCTGCTCCACTTGCAAACCACCTCTTTAGAACGATCCGACTCCGTTCAGACCTTGGACTTGCTTCACCTCCCTCACGTGACCGAGGACGAAGATATTCGCCATGCCATGACCCTGATGGCCCGCAGCAGCGCGACCAAAGCTCTCGTAACGACTTCCGAGGGCAAGCTCAGCGGCGTGATCGCCTTGGTTGATGTGATCTCCATGGATTAGCGAGAGGGCTGGCTACCAGAATACCCCCCTCACCTCAGTGTAGAGCTGCGAACTCTACACTACCTAATCCGTTTCTTCGCTAGAGGGGTACGGCAAGCTCTTGGCCAAATAATAAGGCCATAGCTGACGATTAGACCATCAGCTACATTAAGTTGGCTCAATCATTCCGTTTCTGTATTCAAATTGGGGGTAATAGTCCTAATATGGCCTAACTAACACCCTAATCCAACCAGTAGACGGCATTCGATGGAGACCGCCGCGCGAAATCTATGAAACCTAACCACGCCAAGCGGACGCATTGGCTAGATCTCCTGAAAGCAGTCGGGATGCTTCTGGTCGTCTACGGCCATTCAGGTTCCACCAGCCCTGAGGTGGACCAGTGGATTTACTCCTTCCACATGCCACTTTTCTTTCTCGTCTCTGGCTACCTATTCAAAGACTCGGCACTGCTTATGACCACGGGGAGCTTTATTGCTAAGCAGCTGAAAAACATCCTGATACCCTACATTCTGTTTTCCGCTGTTGGCTACATGGCTTGGCTTGTCCTAACAAGAATTCTCGGAGCGCCTGAACAAAGCATCCCTATCTATTATCCCGTCCTAGCCTTCCTGTACGGGACTGGTACTCCGGAAGTCTTTCGTCTCGTCCCCGTTGTTCTTTGGTTTTTCCCATGCCTTTTGTGCGCCCAGATTATCGCTTACCTTCTGCTGAAACACGGCAAAAATCTGGCCCTTGCATTTTCTCTGGTCCTAGGAGCCGGCAGCCTCCTGCTTCCCCAATCCCTGGTACTTCCATTCGAGCTAGAAACTGCTCTAGGAGCCCAGTTCATAATCCTTCTGGGAGTAATCGCTCGCCGAAAAAATTGCGTCGAGTATCTGGCCGGAAAGAACTGGTATTTTTGGATACCCGCTCTTTTCGCAGCTGGAACCTGGGCAGCAATGCTCAATGTCCGGGTCGACATGCGAAGCAACGAATTCGGGAATGTAGCGCTTTTCTTAGCCAGCTCCATCGGCATTACTCTCGCCCTCTCCGCCGCTTTTTTCCGAGCTCGCAAAGTTAGGCTAGTAGAGCTGATCTCGAAAAACACTGTAGTCATATTTCCGCTACACACGATCGCCTTTTCCGCAGTCCACGGTATCGGCGTCCTGCTCGCCGGGGCGGGAATCGCGACGCTAGCGACTCCTTGGCTAGGATTGCTGGAGTCCGTCGCCATCACCATCGCCCTCGGTTGCCTTGGACGGATTTTCCGGACCAACCCTGCTGGGAACTTCGGGCTCCCTAAGCCGCTTCAGTTAAGCTTCTAGACTAAGCCAAAAAAATCGGCCGCACGCCAAAATGGCTTACCAATCGGAGCGGCTGGCTCGGCCTCTCAGGCTCTTGGTTTTTCCTCGAATCGCCTTCGACTTGAGACGCCTTTCTTTGGCCCCTTTGCTCGGTTTGGTGGGTCGACGTTTCTTGGGCACCACGCAAGCCGCAGCGAGGAGCTCCTTAAACTTGGCAAGAGCCTCCTGCCTATTTGCTTCCTGCGATCGCGAGTCCTGAGACTTGATTACTATTTGTCCGCCCGGGGTTATCCGATGGTCATTCATCGACATCAGCCGGTCCTTAACTCGCTCGGGCAATGTAGATTCCCTGATACCGAAAAAGAGCTGTATGGCCGTGGAAACTTTGTTTACGTGCTGACCGCCAGACCCTTGCGATAGGGTGGCCTTAAACTCCAGCTCGTCTTCCGAAACCTGAACGCTGTTCGTTATGCGAATCATAGCACTGAGATTGCCGCAACGGAGGAGCGAAGCGAGCCCCATTCCTGCTAGTACGCCATTGACGCCTCGTCGCACCTCGAACACAAGTGCCGCCTTCCGCCAACACCGCTCGCCATGATTGCTCTACAAAACATCACGCTCCAATACGGAGAACGTTATCTCTACAAAGAGATCAACGCCACCATATCCACCTCTGACCGAATCGGTCTGGTCGGAAGCAACGGAGCGGGCAAAAGCACTTTGCTCAAGGTCCTCTGCGGCCTGGAGGAATTCGATTCCGGAAAAGTGGACAAGGCAAACTACGTAACTTTCGGTTATCTGCCTCAGGATGGAATCGAAATGCACGGAAAGACGCTTTTCGAGGAAACCGAAACCGCGTTTGCAGACGTACTCGGCCTCCAGTCAAAAATCGAAGAGGCGGAGGCTCGTCTCGACGAGATGGATACATCTTCCGACGAATTCTACGAAACGCTCGAATTAATCGGAAGCTGGGAGCATCGATTGGAGGATCTCGACGTAGGCAAGCTCCCCTCGCGTATCGAATCGGTCCTGCTCGGACTCGGTTTCTCCACTAGCGACATGAAGCGCAAGACCGAGGAATTCTCCGGTGGCTGGCAAATGCGTATCGCTTTGGCCAAACTGATACTGGCTCAGCCGTCCCTGCTGCTACTGGACGAGCCTACCAATCACCTTGACGTCACCTCCCAACACTGGCTCGAAAACTATCTGAAATCCTACGAAGGCTCGCTACTCATGATCTCGCACGATCGCGGCTTTCTGGATGAGATCTGCAACCGTACCTTCGAGCTCTCCCTGGGAAATCTCTACACCTACTCGGGCAACTACAGCGTCTACGAGCGCCAAAGCGCCGAACGAAAGGAACTCCAGCTCAAAGCGTACAAGAGCCAGCAAAAGGAGATCGCCCAAGCCGAGCAGTTTATCAACCGCTTCAAAGCCAAAGCCTCCAAAGCCCGCCAAGCCCAGTCCCGCATCAAGCAACTGGACAAGATCGAACGCATCGTCATCGACAAGGAAGAGGACTGGGTATCCTTCTCCTTCGCCCCTCCTCCCCACTCCAGCCAAACCGTCGTCAAACTCGACAGCCTTTGCAAATCCTACGGGGACCACGAAGTCATCAAAGACGCCGATCTACGTATCGAACGCGGCGACCGTATCGCTGTGGTAGGAGTCAACGGAGCTGGGAAAACCACCATCGCCAAGATCATCGCCGGCGTTGAGCCTTTCCAGGTGGGCGAACGGGAGCTGGGCGGAGCCACCAAACTCTCCTACTTCGCCCAGCACCAAGCGGACGAGCTGGACCCGAACCTCACTATTCTAGAAACCATGGAGGAAGTTTCCGCCGGCAAGAACGGCACTTCCATTCGCGGAATCCTCGGCACCTTCCTCTTCCGCGGCGACGATGTATTCAAAAAGGTCAAAGTCCTCTCCGGCGGCGAACGCAACCGCCTCGCCCTCGCCAAGATGTTGGCCCAGCCCGCTAACTTCCTGATACTCGACGAACCGACCAACCACTTGGACATGCGGTCCCAGGATGCGCTGCAAAAGGCTCTCAAGGAATACACGGGAGCCTACCTGATCGTGACGCACAACCGAGCCTTCATCGACCCCATCGCCACCAAGGTTCTGGAGGTCCGCAAAGACGGCCTAACCCTCTTCCCGGGTAACGTCTCAGACTACCTCAACCACCTCGATCAACTGGAGGAGAACCGCTAGCAATCGCAGTCAATCGATCTGCGAGATCGTGTCACAACTTAGAAAACTTGACCGATTCCTTCAGAAAACAGGAATCCAAGCGAATAACTCACCTAATGTCCGAGAAACCCAACAGAAAAACCCAGATCATCGAGGTCGCTTCCAAGCTCTTCTTCGAGCAAGGCTACCACGTGACCGGCATCAAGCAGATCATCGAGGCTGCAGATATCGCCAAGGGCACTTTCTACTCCCACTTCAAGTCGAAGGAAGAGCTGGGTCTCGAATGGCTTCACCAAACCGCCCAGAAATGGATCGAGAGGAAACTGGAATACCTTTCCCAGTTCGAAGGCGATCCCGCACGCAAGCTGGTGGCCATGTTCGATTTTCAAGCCCAAGGAGCCGAGGCATGCCGTTACCGTGGCTGTGCCATGCTCAATACGCTTTCCGAAACTCCTGATATTAGCTGTCCCATGCGGCAGGCCATCCGAGAGTACAAAAAAGGCGGGCTAAATTTCATCCAGAGCCTCGTCAACGAGTGCCTACCGGAAGCGAGCGAAGAGGACCGCGAACAAAGAGCAGGCGCCATCTACCTGCTGTTCGAAGGAGCCACCGTCGCAACTCAGAGCTTCTGCAAAACGGACCCCATCGAGATCGCCAAAAAACAGGTTGTGAAGATTTTGGCCGAAAAGGCCTAGGCATCGGGCAACAAGCCCTACTTTTTGCGGTCCTCAAGGAAATAGGACCGCCAACCGATACGTTCTTCTTAGCATATGAAAAAGACCCTTATCCCCTTTATGGCCATGCTTGGCCTTGCCGCGTTTCTAGTATTTAGCGGAGACGACACCTATGCCGCCGGCGACGATCCATTCGTTGGAAAAGCAGGTCCCGCCTTCCACGTTGAAGATTGGATCTCCCAGGTCCCCGATCGAGAAGGAAAGTACCTGCTAGTGGACTTCTGGGCTACCTGGTGCGGACCCTGCATCCGAGCCATTCCTCACATGAATGAGCTGCACTCGGAATTTAAGGACGAGCTCACGGTCGTGGGCATATCCAACGAATCCAGAGCCAAAGTAGAGAGCATGAAAGGCCCTAAGATGGACTACTACAGCGCCATCGATACGAGCGGGGCCATGGCTGGCTTTTTCCAAATCCGCAGCATCCCTCACGTGGTGCTGATGGACCCCGAAGGCACTGTTCTCTATAAAGGACACCCCGCCTACCTCTCAGCTGAAAAAGTGAGCGAGCTGATCGCTCGTAACTAACGAAGCTGACTCCATTCGAATTTCCAGGCGACTTCCCCAAGGGAGGTCGCCTTTTTCGTGTCCAGTCACGGCAAAGGAAATGTTGCCGGCAGAAAGTTGTTTTCAGAAACGACGCAGTCGAAAATCCGAATCTGAAGCTATTAAATAAAGAATTTCCTTATTTTTTTTATTTCCTTATCAGTCTGAGACTTACGACTCCTTTTAACCTTTTTTCTGGCATATCTGGTACAATTTTCCAAATTAAAGGCAAGCAAACCGACCGACCGGTCGTTTTCATGGATAACAACGCAGATACAACCAACTCGAAACGCCATGAAGTCAAATATCGACACCGTTCCACAACTTTCCGCCCAAGAACTCATCCGCCAAGGACGCAACTACGCCTACGGCCTGACCCGCAATCTTCACGATGCGGAGGACCTCGTACAGCAGGCTTGGCTGAAGCTCATCCAAAAGTACGGCGACGTCACCGACCGTCGTTTGCTCTACCGGGCCATCAAGAACCTTTTCATCGACGGCGTACGTCGCTCCAAGATCGTTCAGTTCGATCCTCTGGAGAATCGCGACTTCGCCATCGGACGCGAGCAGAGCTTCGGTTCTAGCACCGATATCGAGTCTATGCTCTCCGTCCTCAGCGACAACGAACGCACCTTCCTGAAGATGAATGTCGTGGAGGGATACACCGCTTCTGAAATCGCCGAAAAGACCGGCGTACCTCGCGGTACTATCCTCAGCCACACTCACCGTGCCCGCAAGAAGCTGCATCGCCACTTCGATTCCGAATTCAGCGAGCACGCGGACTCAGAGGAACTCGCAGTCGCTGTCTAGGCAGCGATTCACAACGGGCTGCCAAGTTCGGTGGCCACGTACCGAAGATTTGGCGACAGTCTCGCCAGTCTCGATTACCGATTAATCACTTAATCGGACGGTCTCTCGTCGTTCCTAACGCGAGCCCGTTAGCGGATACACAGGGCTCTAGCCCTTAGAACAAACAACCGCTCCCCCTCAATTCGCAGGAATTCCTGCTCAGGGCGGAGCCTACCCAAATACCGCGACCAAACTCGCGACTAAAACTATTTTGAACCATGTTTCCTTCAATATCACGGAACGCCACAAGACGTTCCCTCTTCCCACTGGCACTCGCCACAGCGGCCCTAGTCCTGGGCCTCCAAACACTTTCGGCTAGGGAGCTAGACAGCTTCACAATCCGCATGGATAACGATTTCCCTGCGGGCACGGATGAGCACTACACTGCCGGTACCGAATTCGACTTCGCCTACCGCCCTTGGTACGATGAGGACGAGAAGGCCGTTTATCACCAGACTCTTGCCCTCGGACAGTGGATCTTCACCCCCGAGAACGTTGACGCAATCGAAGTCATCGAAAACGACCGCCCATTTGCGGGCTGGACCTACCTCCGCTACGGTCAACACCGTACGGACCAACGAAGCGTCAAATCTTGGCAACTCACTCTTGGCCTCGTCGGTCCGAGTTCCTTCGCCGAGGATATCATGCGCTCGATTCACAAACTTACTGACAACCGTATGCCGCTCGGCTGGCGAAATCAGCTTAGCGATGAACTGGGAGTCGCTTTGGAGCGCAGCGAGATCCGCCGCCTGCACGTGTGGAACTTCGCCGATGAGCGCGGCCTTGAACTGGCGTCATTCAACCGCTTTGCGCTTGGAAATGTGGATACCAGTCTCACCCAGGGCTTCCAATTACGCTACGGTCGCAATCTAAACAGCCTTCCTTCCGTGAACCGAATCGGATCACCGGCAGGATACATCCCGAGCAAATCTGACTACGCTCGCTATCCCAAGGAGCTCCGTCCACGACGCCTTCATTGGATAGCAGGAGCCCGTAGCACGTACGTAGCGCGCAATTTGTTTTTAGACGGTAATTCCAATGGGCGGAGCCATAGCGTGGACCGGGAACCATTTGTCCATGAGGGCGAGCTAGGATTCGCGTATTCGCAACCTGGATTCAAAGCGTCGGTCTCCATGGTCTACCGAACCAAAGAGTTCGAACTGCAGGAAGGCGGACAAACCTTCGCCTCCTTCGCAGTGACTATAAAGAGATAGCTCGCCTGAGATACGACAGCCCAACTGGCAATATCGCTTTCAACTACTTTTAGGAACAGGAGGCAATCGAACGATTTTGATCCAAAATTGTTCGATTGATTTCACAACCTCCAACAGCTTATTGATATCCACCGGTTTGGTTATATAGCAGTTGGCGCTGAGTTCGTAGCTCTTGAGAACATCAGAGTCCAAATCCGAAGATGTCAGGACCACGACTGGGATAAGTCTCAATGAAGAATCCTGTTTGATTTCCTTTAAAACTCCGTGACCACTAAGACGAGGTAGCTTTAAATCTAGAAGAATCAAATCAGGGCGGGCTGCGGACTCGTAAGGCGGCTCGTTTTTCAAATATTGAAGAGCACTCTTCCCATCTCGAACGATGCTCAAACGATTCATTAACTTCGCTTTCTTAAACGCGATTTTAGTCAGTTGGATGTCGCTCTCGCTGTCTTCCACCATGAGTATTTCAATCAATTGCTCCAATGCTATTACCCCCTTTTTATGAATCGGAATATCCCGACAGGACTACTGATACAGTCCAATTAAAATTACCTAGAAATTTGGGAAAGTCGCCCCCATTTTCGCAGCTTTTCAATTCAAGTTAAATTCCTACTGCGAGAGGCAAAGTGAAATAAAAAACACTTCCCTCACCTTCTTTTGACCGCACTCCCATGACCCCACCGTGCCGCCGAACGATCCGATTACACAGGGCAAGCCCGATACCATCTCCTTCGTGATTTTTTTCTGGATACAATCTTTCGAATATTTTAAAAATCGACTCGTGATATTCCGGATCTATACCAATTCCGTTATCCTTGACCTCAATTTTGCAGAAACTTTGGTTCCCTAAATAACGAGCTCCGCCATCATGCGAGCAATCTAGACTTGCGGAACGTATATGCACGACAGGAGATTCCTCGGATCGGAATTTGAGCGCATTTACGATTAGATTCTGAAAAAGCTGAGTGATCTGGTCCACGTTCCCAAAAACAGTTGGGCTCTCACCTAGAAACTCGACAACTGCCTCGTTCTCTTGGATCAGCTTCGATAACTCCGATACAGACTGGCGAGCTGAGGAGAATAGATCAAAGGCCTCTTGTTTGGAACCTGCACGATCGATCCGGCTGTAGGATAGAAGTCCGTCGATCATACTCTGCAGCCTCAAAGATCCGCTTCTAGCGAATCGAATATAGCCTAAAGCTTCTTCATCCAAACAACCCCCATAATCTTGATACAATAGCTGAAGAAAGCTCGAAATCGAACGCAAAGGCTCACGCAGGTCGTGCGATGTAACATAAGCGAATTCGCGCAGGTCTTGATTGACTGCCTGCAAGCGTGCATTCGCTCGACGCAATTCTTCTTCGGCCTCTCTCCTGTCGTGAACATCTTGGATGGACCCCACCATTCGCGTAACCTTACCAGTGGCATTCTTTACAAGCGTGGCCTGTCCTTGAAACCACCGATATCCCCGATCTTTAGTTCGAAGCCGATACTCCACTCCAAATGGTGTTCCGTTTTCTAAAGTTTCTGCAAAGGCACCTTCGAATCCTTTCCAGTCATCAGGATGCACCAAGTACTTTAATCCCTCCATACTGGGTACGATCTCCCCAAGCTCGTATCCAATAAGCGTATAAAAGCGAGGAGACCACCAACGCTCATCTTTCTCTACATCTGGCCAATCCCAAATCCCTACACTTGCACCTTCAGCAGCAAGTTGAAAACGTTCTTTGCTTTCCTCTAGGGCTGATTTCAAGGCAGCTTTCTGTTGCATCGACTCCGTTATATCAGAATGGGCACCAAGCATGCGGGTCGGCTTGCCCGACTTATCTCGTATCGCTATTCCTCTACACCGTATCCATACAGTCGATCCATCAGCATGCCTGAATCTCACCACTTGATCATAAGGGTGGTCTGGATCCTCACAATGCCGATGGAAATTATCCAAGGCCACTTTAAGATCCTCTTGATTAATCAAGTCCTGCCAAGCATCCGGCGAATGGGGCATGAGGCTTGGATCGTAGCCAAGCACCTCCCAGAAACGCTCGCTCATCCACTCGTTTTCCGGCTTCTCAATATCCCAATACCAAATGCCATCCAACGAGCCCGCTTGCAGAAAGTCGAAGATCGTGTTGTCTTTGCGAATTAGCTGATACAGCTCTTGCTTAAGGTAGTGATCGCTCATTATGCACAGCGGGCTAAGTCCCGAGGATCATATCCTTGAACAAACGAAGCAAGGATGAATCGGAAAAGGAGAACTGCGAGCGGTCCGATTCCATCGCCTCCCCTGCCCCTCACTACTGATTGGTATGCTGGAAAGCGTGCGCAGTGCCAATCAAACCTTTGAGCAGATTTAACTCGAGCGGCTTCGTTACAATCTCTCTGATACCAGCCGACCTATATACGGCATCATTTAGGCTTATCGCTTCACAGCCAAAAACAATGATATACGGGCCAGAGGAGCCGGAGACTTTGACCGCAGAAATCAAGCGGGCAGCCTCTACTCCTTCGGGTTCCCTAATTTGCATATCGATTAGAACGATATCGAACAAACGCTCTTTAGCTAATTCGACCGCTAAAGAACCGCTAGGAACTAAAACCGCGTCCCGGAAACCCATGCGATTCAAATTATCTCCTA
This genomic interval from Pelagicoccus albus contains the following:
- a CDS encoding sensor histidine kinase, whose product is MSDHYLKQELYQLIRKDNTIFDFLQAGSLDGIWYWDIEKPENEWMSERFWEVLGYDPSLMPHSPDAWQDLINQEDLKVALDNFHRHCEDPDHPYDQVVRFRHADGSTVWIRCRGIAIRDKSGKPTRMLGAHSDITESMQQKAALKSALEESKERFQLAAEGASVGIWDWPDVEKDERWWSPRFYTLIGYELGEIVPSMEGLKYLVHPDDWKGFEGAFAETLENGTPFGVEYRLRTKDRGYRWFQGQATLVKNATGKVTRMVGSIQDVHDRREAEEELRRANARLQAVNQDLREFAYVTSHDLREPLRSISSFLQLLYQDYGGCLDEEALGYIRFARSGSLRLQSMIDGLLSYSRIDRAGSKQEAFDLFSSARQSVSELSKLIQENEAVVEFLGESPTVFGNVDQITQLFQNLIVNALKFRSEESPVVHIRSASLDCSHDGGARYLGNQSFCKIEVKDNGIGIDPEYHESIFKIFERLYPEKNHEGDGIGLALCNRIVRRHGGVMGVRSKEGEGSVFYFTLPLAVGI